One Salinimonas marina DNA segment encodes these proteins:
- a CDS encoding transporter substrate-binding domain-containing protein, producing MQRLLKLGIWLSALWSLTLSAQTQNAPEQLVVATKEAPPFVIKNENGEFEGISIYLFEQMAAELGIDYRYEETDLPGMIEGLQQGKFDASIAAITVNAERETQVDFTHPFYTTGLAIAVPKDESRMMSAISNLFSWKFLAALGGLCLLLLAVGFIMWLVERHGNKEQFGGSTRKGIGSGFWWAAVTMTTVGYGDKAPVTLAGRVIGFIWMFAAIILISSFTAAIATSLTVSQLETQVQGVDDLPGVRVTTLSSSASAAFLDSRSIDYKTVATVREGLEAMAKGDTDALVYDKPILEYRINQGFEDKIQVLPDVIDRQDYAMALPEDSPRREAFNTTLLRIIDSKEWRDKVNEVLGTQK from the coding sequence ATGCAACGATTGCTCAAGCTTGGGATCTGGCTAAGCGCGCTGTGGTCACTGACCCTATCGGCACAAACTCAAAACGCCCCGGAACAGCTCGTGGTAGCCACCAAAGAAGCCCCGCCTTTTGTCATAAAAAATGAAAACGGGGAATTTGAAGGGATCAGCATTTATTTATTTGAGCAGATGGCTGCCGAGCTGGGGATTGATTATCGCTACGAAGAAACCGACTTGCCCGGAATGATTGAGGGTTTACAGCAAGGGAAGTTTGATGCCTCCATTGCGGCGATTACGGTCAATGCTGAGCGTGAAACTCAGGTGGATTTTACTCACCCCTTCTATACTACCGGTCTGGCCATTGCGGTGCCAAAAGATGAAAGCCGGATGATGTCGGCAATCTCTAATTTGTTTTCGTGGAAGTTTTTGGCAGCGCTGGGCGGACTTTGTTTATTGCTGCTGGCGGTCGGGTTTATTATGTGGCTGGTGGAGCGTCACGGCAACAAAGAGCAATTTGGAGGCTCGACTCGCAAAGGTATTGGCTCTGGATTTTGGTGGGCCGCGGTTACAATGACTACCGTAGGCTATGGCGATAAAGCCCCGGTAACCTTGGCTGGTCGGGTCATTGGCTTTATCTGGATGTTCGCCGCGATTATTCTGATCAGTAGTTTTACCGCCGCCATTGCCACCAGCTTGACCGTGAGTCAGTTAGAAACCCAGGTACAGGGCGTGGATGACTTGCCCGGTGTTCGAGTCACCACCCTGTCCAGCTCGGCCAGCGCCGCCTTTTTAGACAGCCGCTCTATTGATTATAAAACAGTGGCGACGGTGCGTGAGGGATTAGAAGCTATGGCTAAAGGCGATACCGATGCGCTGGTTTACGATAAACCTATTCTTGAATACCGTATTAATCAGGGGTTTGAAGATAAAATTCAGGTGCTGCCTGATGTTATTGATCGTCAGGATTACGCCATGGCATTACCTGAAGATAGCCCTCGGCGCGAAGCGTTTAATACCACATTACTACGTATTATTGATAGTAAGGAGTGGCGGGACAAGGTCAACGAGGTATTGGGCACTCAAAAATAA
- a CDS encoding DEAD/DEAH box helicase, translating into MSFSQLGLSAPLQQAIEKQGYSTPSPIQEQAIPAILSGQDVLAAAQTGTGKTAGFALPLLHRLEQGKPASPNNVRALILTPTRELAAQVEQSVREYSEFMPLKTAVVFGGVGINPQMKRLRGGVDVLIATPGRLLDLYQQNAVKFSDLEMLVLDEADRMLDMGFIHDIKRILKLLPAKRQTMLFSATFAGTVTELAESITRQPVKLSTAPANTTVEKIDQRLVPLDKNRKIAALISMAKQQSWEQALVFSRTKHGANRIAKKLEAAGIPSAAIHGNKSQGARTKALAAFKDGSVKILVATDIAARGLDISQLPVVVNLDLPNTAADYVHRIGRTGRAGASGQAWSLVSADEYEQLKDIETLIQQLLPRETLKGFEPQLSLRETTLSAPKKPGKPKKPKANSAGRRDGGRGQNDSRGQNNGPARRRQAKPHRQTEQA; encoded by the coding sequence ATGTCGTTTTCCCAGTTGGGTTTGTCTGCCCCGCTTCAACAAGCTATTGAAAAACAGGGCTATAGCACGCCGTCTCCCATTCAGGAGCAAGCCATTCCTGCCATTCTTTCAGGACAGGATGTACTGGCAGCTGCACAGACCGGAACTGGCAAAACTGCAGGATTTGCCTTGCCTCTTTTGCATCGTCTGGAGCAAGGCAAACCAGCCTCACCCAACAATGTACGGGCGCTTATTCTGACCCCGACCCGCGAGCTTGCGGCTCAGGTAGAACAGAGTGTTCGCGAGTACAGCGAATTTATGCCACTTAAAACCGCTGTCGTGTTTGGCGGGGTTGGTATTAATCCACAAATGAAGCGCCTTCGTGGCGGTGTGGATGTATTGATTGCCACCCCGGGACGTTTGCTGGACTTGTATCAGCAAAATGCGGTTAAATTCAGCGATCTGGAAATGCTGGTATTAGATGAAGCCGACCGTATGCTGGACATGGGCTTTATCCATGATATCAAACGTATTTTGAAGCTGTTGCCAGCCAAACGCCAGACGATGCTGTTCTCGGCTACCTTTGCCGGTACCGTCACCGAGCTGGCTGAGTCTATTACTCGTCAGCCGGTCAAGCTTTCCACCGCGCCGGCCAACACCACCGTGGAAAAAATTGATCAACGTCTGGTGCCACTGGATAAAAACCGCAAGATTGCGGCGCTTATTTCCATGGCCAAACAGCAGAGCTGGGAACAGGCATTGGTGTTTAGCCGTACCAAACATGGCGCCAACCGAATTGCTAAAAAGCTGGAAGCCGCCGGCATCCCCAGTGCGGCGATTCATGGTAACAAGAGCCAGGGTGCGCGCACCAAAGCCTTGGCCGCATTTAAAGATGGTTCGGTAAAGATTCTGGTGGCCACCGATATTGCTGCTCGTGGTCTGGATATCAGCCAGTTGCCGGTGGTGGTTAATCTGGATTTGCCTAATACCGCGGCAGACTATGTTCACCGTATTGGCCGTACCGGTCGTGCTGGTGCGTCGGGCCAGGCCTGGTCTCTGGTTAGTGCTGATGAGTACGAACAACTGAAAGACATTGAAACGCTGATTCAGCAGCTGTTGCCGCGGGAAACCTTAAAAGGATTTGAGCCGCAGTTAAGCTTGCGTGAAACCACCTTGTCAGCACCTAAGAAGCCAGGCAAACCGAAAAAACCGAAAGCAAATTCGGCCGGTCGTCGCGATGGTGGTCGTGGACAAAATGATAGCCGCGGCCAAAATAATGGCCCGGCGCGTCGTCGTCAGGCCAAGCCGCATCGTCAGACCGAACAGGCTTAA
- a CDS encoding helix-turn-helix domain-containing protein encodes MSSSLLSEQACAPGPQAFSGLLKFWRKVFELSQEELAYAIDSSARHISRMENGHVHPSFEMVEKICAFLQLKERDTSHLLIAAGFMASPTQTEFDAPRLSWLRKAMKLTLRALDPYPSVLINGTGKILMVNQGWLHFYAPMVGEQALRDASNHFEFLFDLHQHPGKAMQDALALILMNLQQENLLRPDKDIAVLLQRLAARPGVPTDWPRRAACLDPMASFKMELVVNGKLQRFYSVSQTVGAMGPTAYVSEPRLTINTLYPEDESVPSWSTAQTNLGHPLLYY; translated from the coding sequence ATGTCTTCATCATTATTGTCTGAACAGGCCTGCGCGCCCGGCCCGCAGGCCTTCAGTGGTTTATTGAAATTCTGGCGCAAGGTGTTTGAACTTAGTCAGGAAGAACTGGCTTATGCAATCGACTCGTCAGCGCGCCATATCAGTCGGATGGAAAATGGGCATGTTCATCCCAGCTTTGAAATGGTGGAGAAGATTTGCGCGTTTTTACAGCTTAAAGAGCGCGACACCAGTCACTTATTAATCGCCGCAGGATTTATGGCCTCGCCAACGCAGACTGAGTTTGACGCCCCCCGGCTAAGCTGGTTACGCAAAGCCATGAAGCTGACCTTGCGCGCCTTAGACCCCTATCCGTCGGTGCTGATAAACGGCACTGGTAAAATACTGATGGTTAACCAGGGCTGGCTGCATTTTTACGCGCCGATGGTGGGTGAGCAGGCGCTTCGCGATGCGTCGAACCATTTTGAGTTTTTGTTTGATTTGCACCAGCATCCCGGTAAGGCCATGCAGGATGCCCTGGCGCTAATCCTGATGAACCTGCAGCAAGAAAACTTACTGCGGCCCGATAAAGACATCGCCGTGCTGTTACAACGATTGGCAGCACGACCCGGGGTCCCCACCGACTGGCCACGGCGTGCGGCGTGCCTGGATCCTATGGCCAGTTTTAAAATGGAACTGGTGGTGAACGGAAAATTGCAGCGCTTTTATAGCGTAAGCCAAACAGTGGGGGCCATGGGGCCCACCGCCTATGTGTCTGAACCCCGTCTTACCATCAATACCCTTTATCCAGAAGACGAGTCCGTCCCCTCATGGTCGACCGCACAAACCAACCTTGGGCATCCATTGCTGTACTACTGA
- the cspE gene encoding transcription antiterminator/RNA stability regulator CspE has product MSTTGTVKWFDETKGFGFITQADGGKDVFVHFRAIKSDGFRTLTEGQEVQFTVEQGNKGPQAADVVVL; this is encoded by the coding sequence ATGTCTACCACAGGTACAGTAAAATGGTTTGACGAAACCAAAGGTTTTGGTTTCATTACACAAGCAGACGGCGGCAAAGATGTATTTGTACATTTTCGCGCAATCAAATCAGACGGTTTCCGTACTCTGACTGAAGGTCAGGAAGTACAGTTTACCGTTGAACAAGGCAACAAGGGTCCTCAGGCAGCCGACGTGGTTGTACTGTAA